The following are from one region of the Achromobacter xylosoxidans genome:
- the fghA gene encoding S-formylglutathione hydrolase — translation MAVALELISQHRCFGGWQRYYRHESAEIGLPMRFSVYLPPQAEQGPVPVLFYLAGLTCTEETFMIKAGAQRLAAELGVMLVAPDTSPRGANVAGEDESWDLGTGAGFYVDATTPAWRDRYRMYSYVTQELHGIVTGEALPGDASRTGIFGHSMGGHGALVLALRNPGKFRSVSAFAPIAAPSQCPWGKKAFGAYLGDRTEDWAAYDASALMRGATNPFPAGILIDQGESDQFLAEQLYPEVFEAACAAAGQPLDLRRHPGYDHGYYFISTFIEDHIRFHVERLGKPAP, via the coding sequence ATGGCAGTCGCCCTGGAACTCATTTCGCAGCATCGCTGCTTCGGCGGCTGGCAGCGCTATTACCGCCACGAGTCCGCGGAGATCGGCCTGCCCATGCGCTTCTCCGTCTACCTGCCGCCGCAGGCCGAGCAAGGCCCGGTTCCGGTGCTCTTCTACCTGGCGGGCCTGACCTGCACGGAAGAGACCTTCATGATCAAGGCGGGCGCCCAGCGCCTGGCCGCCGAGCTTGGCGTCATGCTGGTCGCCCCGGACACCAGCCCGCGCGGCGCCAACGTGGCCGGCGAGGACGAAAGCTGGGACCTGGGCACCGGCGCGGGCTTCTACGTGGACGCCACCACCCCCGCCTGGCGCGACCGCTACCGCATGTACAGCTACGTGACGCAGGAACTGCACGGCATCGTCACGGGCGAGGCCCTGCCCGGCGACGCGTCGCGCACCGGCATCTTCGGCCATTCCATGGGCGGCCACGGCGCGCTGGTGCTGGCGCTGCGCAACCCCGGCAAGTTCCGCTCGGTGTCGGCGTTTGCGCCCATCGCCGCGCCCAGCCAGTGCCCCTGGGGCAAGAAGGCGTTCGGCGCCTACCTGGGCGACAGGACCGAGGATTGGGCCGCGTACGACGCATCCGCGCTGATGCGCGGCGCCACCAACCCGTTTCCCGCTGGCATCCTGATCGATCAAGGCGAGTCGGATCAATTCCTGGCCGAACAGTTGTATCCCGAGGTATTCGAGGCAGCCTGCGCCGCCGCTGGCCAGCCGCTGGACCTGCGGCGCCATCCGGGCTACGACCATGGCTACTACTTCATCTCGACGTTCATCGAGGATCACATCCGGTTTCACGTCGAGCGGCTTGGAAAACCGGCGCCCTGA
- the rpoH gene encoding RNA polymerase sigma factor RpoH, translated as MKQPSTSLAASGNALALAIANPGALGTIDAYISSVNRLPVLSAERETELGRRLRDQEDLGAARELILSHLRLVVSVARQYLGYGLPHADLIQEGNVGLMKAVKRFDPERGVRLVSFAVHWIKAEIHEYIIRNWRLVKVATTKAQRKLFFNLRSMRPDGQTLDPEQVDHIARELNVRREDVSEMEVRLSGRDMSLENQDDDDDSYAPIAYLSDEGRQEPTRVLERAARDQLQSAGLTDALQALDPRSRRIVEARWLQDDGGATLHELAQEFGVSAERIRQIEAAALKKMRGNLAS; from the coding sequence ATGAAGCAACCCAGTACCTCGTTGGCCGCTTCCGGCAACGCCCTGGCGTTGGCCATTGCCAATCCGGGCGCACTTGGCACGATCGACGCTTATATCTCCTCGGTCAACCGCCTGCCGGTCTTGTCCGCGGAACGTGAAACCGAGCTAGGCCGCCGCCTGCGCGACCAGGAAGACCTGGGCGCCGCGCGCGAACTGATTCTGTCGCACCTGCGCCTGGTGGTGTCGGTGGCGCGTCAGTACCTGGGCTATGGATTGCCGCATGCCGACCTCATCCAGGAAGGCAACGTGGGCCTGATGAAGGCCGTCAAGCGCTTCGACCCCGAGCGCGGTGTGCGCCTGGTGTCGTTCGCCGTGCACTGGATCAAGGCCGAAATCCACGAGTACATCATCCGCAACTGGCGGCTGGTGAAGGTCGCGACGACCAAGGCCCAGCGCAAGCTGTTCTTCAACCTGCGCAGCATGCGCCCCGACGGCCAGACGCTGGATCCGGAACAGGTCGACCACATCGCGCGCGAACTGAACGTGCGCCGCGAAGACGTGAGCGAAATGGAAGTGCGCCTGTCCGGCCGCGACATGTCGCTGGAAAACCAGGACGATGACGATGACAGCTACGCGCCCATCGCCTACCTGTCCGACGAGGGCCGCCAGGAACCCACCCGGGTGCTGGAACGCGCCGCCCGCGACCAGCTGCAAAGCGCCGGCCTGACCGACGCGCTGCAAGCGCTGGATCCGCGTTCGCGCCGCATCGTCGAGGCCCGCTGGCTGCAGGACGACGGCGGCGCCACGCTGCACGAACTGGCGCAGGAGTTCGGCGTGTCGGCCGAGCGCATCCGCCAGATCGAAGCGGCCGCCCTGAAGAAGATGCGCGGCAACCTGGCCTCTTGA
- a CDS encoding cation:proton antiporter, with protein MDVGFLVFGLAGLLTLVCFMPPLAGRLKLPYSVLLAIVGCLLGIIVHVHGWAPSWIGDFLDSLERFEISSETFLMVFLPVLLFETALSMNVRRLMDDIGPILMMAIVAVVVCTVVVGVTLDAISPYGLVVCLLLGAIVATTDPVAVVGIFREVGAPKRLTTLVEGESLFNDAASIALYSVLLAVLGGHGELTASGIFNDFIVHFIGGGLAGFAMGRLACFLFAWLRGFPTAEITLTLTLAYLSFFISEHYLNVSGVVATVIAGLVVGSTGRTRMSPTTFEYLSSAWEQFGFWANSLIFLFAAMLIPKLMAAADWQELALVAVVFVATLVARAIVVFGLLPLLGLTRLGTKVSRPYKVVMLWGGLRGAVSLALALAVTEQTGVAEEARQFIAVATTSYVLLTLFINGISLRPLIRMLGLNQLSPVERTIRNQALAVALEDLQGKTEEVAKTEHIGTEVRDRIRAVFDASLTSVHDGQVSQMTDDQRVAVGLAIVAQREEEMFFDILKAQIVDWRMAETLLARAERLEDAIRLGGVPGFERAIVADVRYSTGFRLALRLHYLFGFQGWLARELGQRFANLMSKRSVAQRLIAFAREQITPLLGEDATQRIVSLHQRRLDLIENAMQALNLQYPSYAQWLQESYLGRVAREMERIRYRDMLEQFLISGEVYADLMAQLKSRWAHIDKHPPLDIEMSAADLIKRVPLFEGLSADSLRAISKLLKPRLALPDQRVLNKGRHGEEMCFVASGAVAVHLPDNTMIELGSGEFFGELGLLGEQQLMPEVTSLGYSKLLMLSSRDFHALLARDEHLRERIQVVAKQRLRAIEVWKQFSQANAAPAPVPAPASAPSPAQAAEAAEAAGAASGTDTQAAREAAGADTPPASGLPGNLAGNVTDTPALGEPGIVPR; from the coding sequence ATGGATGTAGGTTTTCTCGTATTCGGCCTGGCGGGTCTGTTGACGCTGGTCTGCTTCATGCCGCCCCTGGCCGGCCGCCTCAAGCTACCCTATTCGGTGCTGCTGGCCATCGTCGGCTGTCTGCTGGGCATCATCGTGCACGTCCACGGCTGGGCGCCCAGCTGGATCGGCGACTTCCTGGATTCACTGGAACGCTTCGAGATTTCGTCCGAAACCTTCCTGATGGTGTTCCTGCCGGTGCTCTTGTTCGAGACCGCGCTGTCCATGAACGTGCGGCGCTTGATGGACGATATCGGACCCATCCTCATGATGGCCATCGTGGCCGTGGTGGTCTGTACCGTGGTGGTCGGCGTCACGCTGGACGCCATTTCGCCCTACGGCTTGGTGGTCTGCCTGCTGCTGGGCGCCATCGTCGCCACCACCGACCCCGTGGCGGTGGTGGGCATCTTCCGCGAAGTGGGCGCGCCCAAGCGCCTGACCACCCTGGTCGAAGGCGAAAGCCTGTTCAACGACGCGGCCTCCATTGCCCTGTACTCCGTGCTGTTGGCCGTGCTGGGCGGCCATGGCGAGCTCACCGCCAGCGGCATCTTCAACGACTTCATCGTGCACTTCATCGGCGGCGGCCTGGCGGGTTTCGCCATGGGCCGGCTGGCCTGCTTCCTGTTCGCCTGGCTGCGCGGCTTTCCCACCGCGGAAATCACGCTGACCCTGACGCTGGCCTATCTGTCCTTCTTCATTTCCGAGCACTACCTGAACGTGTCGGGCGTGGTCGCCACCGTGATCGCGGGCCTGGTGGTGGGATCCACCGGCCGCACGCGCATGTCGCCGACCACCTTCGAATACCTGTCCAGCGCCTGGGAGCAGTTCGGCTTCTGGGCCAACTCGCTGATCTTCCTGTTCGCGGCCATGCTGATCCCCAAGCTGATGGCGGCCGCCGACTGGCAGGAACTGGCGCTGGTGGCCGTGGTGTTCGTGGCGACGCTGGTCGCGCGCGCCATCGTCGTCTTCGGCCTGTTGCCGCTGCTGGGCCTGACTCGGCTGGGGACCAAGGTCAGCAGGCCCTACAAGGTTGTCATGCTGTGGGGCGGCCTGCGCGGCGCGGTGTCGCTGGCGCTGGCGCTGGCCGTGACGGAGCAGACCGGGGTGGCCGAAGAGGCGCGCCAGTTCATCGCGGTGGCCACCACCAGCTATGTGCTGCTGACCTTGTTCATCAACGGCATCAGCCTGCGGCCGCTGATTCGCATGCTGGGCCTGAACCAGCTGTCGCCGGTGGAGCGCACCATCCGCAACCAGGCGCTGGCCGTGGCGCTGGAAGACCTGCAGGGCAAGACCGAAGAGGTCGCCAAGACCGAGCATATCGGCACCGAGGTCCGCGACCGCATTCGCGCCGTGTTCGACGCCAGCCTGACCAGCGTGCATGACGGCCAGGTCAGCCAGATGACGGACGACCAGCGCGTGGCGGTGGGGCTGGCCATCGTGGCCCAGCGCGAAGAGGAAATGTTCTTCGACATCCTGAAGGCGCAGATCGTGGACTGGCGCATGGCCGAAACGCTGCTGGCGCGGGCCGAACGGCTGGAGGACGCGATCCGGCTGGGCGGCGTTCCGGGTTTTGAGCGCGCCATCGTTGCCGACGTGCGCTATTCCACCGGTTTCCGGCTGGCCTTGCGGCTGCATTACCTGTTCGGCTTCCAGGGCTGGCTGGCGCGTGAACTGGGCCAGCGCTTCGCCAACCTGATGAGCAAGCGGTCGGTCGCGCAGCGCCTGATCGCCTTCGCGCGCGAACAGATCACGCCCCTGCTGGGCGAGGACGCCACGCAGCGCATCGTGTCCCTGCATCAGCGCCGCCTGGACCTGATCGAAAACGCCATGCAGGCCCTCAACCTGCAATATCCGTCTTATGCCCAGTGGCTGCAGGAAAGCTACCTGGGCCGCGTGGCCCGCGAAATGGAGCGCATCCGCTACCGCGACATGCTTGAGCAGTTCCTGATCAGCGGCGAGGTCTACGCCGACCTGATGGCGCAGTTGAAGAGCCGCTGGGCCCACATCGACAAGCACCCGCCGCTGGACATCGAAATGAGCGCGGCGGACCTGATCAAGCGCGTGCCGCTGTTCGAAGGCCTGTCCGCCGATTCCCTGCGGGCCATCAGCAAGCTGCTCAAGCCGCGCCTGGCGCTGCCGGATCAGCGCGTGCTGAACAAGGGCCGCCATGGCGAAGAAATGTGTTTCGTGGCCTCGGGCGCCGTGGCCGTGCATCTGCCGGACAACACCATGATCGAGCTGGGCAGCGGTGAATTCTTCGGCGAACTCGGCCTGCTGGGCGAACAGCAGCTGATGCCGGAGGTGACGTCGCTGGGTTACAGCAAGCTGCTGATGCTGTCCTCGCGCGATTTCCACGCCCTGCTGGCGCGCGACGAGCATCTGCGTGAACGTATCCAGGTCGTGGCCAAGCAACGCCTGCGCGCAATCGAAGTGTGGAAGCAGTTTTCGCAGGCCAATGCCGCGCCCGCCCCGGTCCCCGCGCCGGCCTCGGCGCCGAGCCCGGCCCAGGCCGCCGAGGCCGCGGAAGCGGCGGGCGCTGCGTCGGGCACCGATACCCAAGCGGCGCGCGAAGCCGCGGGGGCGGATACGCCGCCTGCAAGCGGCCTGCCAGGGAATCTCGCCGGCAACGTCACCGATACCCCGGCGCTGGGCGAGCCAGGCATCGTTCCGCGTTGA
- the cpdA gene encoding 3',5'-cyclic-AMP phosphodiesterase: MARIHSLTRRDDAPAMLVQLTDSHLFGEPETSMLGVNTDASLRAVLRQIEADGKHPDLLLATGDMSQDGEAAAYRRLARVLSEAPALAQACIRCLPGNHDLPAVMRQELPQWSVPVTDVGAWRVVTLDTTVPGSNAGHLPASQLDLLEAALAEAPGRHTLVAMHHNPMQIDSHWHDSMMIDNPQALFKLLARWPQVRVLLWGHVHHEFDRRRHNLRLLATPSTCFQFSIRDGKHVVDNMAPGYRWIKLYQDGSMATGVRRVQDALWHGAMTASDNAQAA; this comes from the coding sequence TTGGCCCGGATTCATTCCCTGACCCGGCGCGACGACGCGCCCGCCATGCTGGTCCAGCTGACCGACAGCCATCTGTTCGGCGAACCTGAAACCTCGATGCTGGGCGTCAACACGGACGCCAGCCTGCGCGCGGTGCTGCGCCAGATCGAGGCGGACGGCAAGCATCCCGATCTGCTGCTGGCGACCGGCGACATGTCCCAGGACGGCGAGGCCGCAGCCTATCGCCGGCTGGCGCGCGTCCTGTCCGAGGCGCCGGCGCTGGCGCAGGCCTGCATCCGCTGTCTGCCCGGCAACCATGATCTGCCGGCCGTGATGCGCCAGGAACTGCCGCAATGGTCGGTCCCGGTGACGGACGTGGGCGCCTGGCGCGTGGTCACGCTGGACACCACCGTGCCCGGTTCCAACGCCGGCCATCTGCCCGCGAGCCAGCTCGACCTGCTGGAGGCCGCGCTGGCCGAGGCTCCGGGCCGCCACACGCTGGTCGCCATGCATCACAACCCCATGCAGATCGACAGCCACTGGCACGATTCGATGATGATCGACAACCCGCAGGCCCTGTTCAAGCTGCTGGCGCGCTGGCCGCAGGTCCGCGTGCTGCTGTGGGGCCATGTGCACCATGAGTTCGACCGCCGCCGCCACAACCTGCGCCTGCTGGCCACGCCGTCGACCTGCTTCCAGTTCAGCATCCGCGACGGCAAGCACGTGGTGGACAACATGGCGCCCGGCTACCGCTGGATCAAGCTGTACCAGGACGGTTCAATGGCGACCGGCGTACGGCGCGTGCAGGACGCGCTGTGGCATGGCGCCATGACGGCCTCCGACAACGCCCAGGCGGCCTAG
- a CDS encoding glutamate synthase-related protein — translation MPQITPIDSCPPPKATPIDASRIGLPSAQGLYNPKNEHDACGVGFVAHIKGKKSHAIIQQGLKILENLDHRGAVGADKLMGDGAGILIQIPDALYRDELGHQGITLPPPGEYGVAMVFLPKETASRLACEQELERSVRAEGQVVLGWRDVPVDVDMPMSPAVRACEPVIRQLFIGRGADVMVPDALERKLYVIRKTASHAIQNMHLAHGKEYFVPSASVRTVVYKGLLLADQVGRYYRDLADPRTVSALALVHQRFSTNTFPAWPLAHPYRMIAHNGEINTVKGNFNWLRAREGMMQSAVLGDDLKKLYPIVYEGQSDTATFDNCLELLVNSGYSLAHAMMMMIPEAWEQHTQMDESRRAFYEYHAAMMEPWDGPAAVAFTDGRQIGATLDRNGLRPARYLVTDDDMVILASEAGTLSIPENRIVKKWRLQPGKMFLIDLEQGRIIDDAEIKLQLANSRPYRQWIERLQIKLESLPAPRQAAVATQSQVSLLDRQQAFGWTQEDYKFILEPMATTGEEVIGSMGNDAPLAVLSDRAKPFYNYFRQLFAQVTNPPIDPIREQLVMSLVSFIGPKPNLLDINNVNPPLRLEVSQPVLDFAAMAQIRDIEQVTGKKFRSFELDITYPAAWGPEGIEARVAALCARAVDAVRSGYNILIVSDRLVDSERVAIPALLATSAVHQHLIRAGLRTNTGLVVETGSAREVHHFALLGGYGAEAIHPYLALESLGKMNDPEKAVKNFIKAIGKGLNKVMSKMGISTYMSYTGAQIFEAVGLQTALVNKYFTGTASNIEGIGIFQVAEEALRQHRAAFSTDPVLANDLDAGGEYAYRVRGEEHMWTPDSIAKLQHASRANNYRTYKEYAQIINDQSRRHMTLRGLFEFRFDPSRAIPLDDVESAKDIVKRFATGAMSLGSISTEAHSVLAVAMNRIGGKSNTGEGGEDELRYRAEMREGKSTIKDGDTLASVLGSDRIEADVELKKGDSLRSKIKQVASGRFGVTAEYLSSADQIQIKMAQGAKPGEGGQLPGHKVSEYIAKLRYSVPGVGLISPPPHHDIYSIEDLAQLIHDLKNVNSKASVSVKLVSEVGVGTVAAGVAKAKADHVVIAGHDGGTGASPVSSIKHVGTPWELGLAETQQTLVLNRLRSRIRVQADGQMKTGRDVVIGALLGADEFGFATAPLVVEGCIMMRKCHLNTCPVGVATQDPVLRKKFQGKPEHVVNFFFFIAEEVREIMAQLGIRKFDDLIGRADLLDMRSGVEHWKAQGLDFARVFHQTQSDADVRQTEEQDHGLAGALDHQLIERSKPALERGEKVSFIVPVRNRNRTIGAMLSGAVAARYGHDGLPDDTIHIQCNGTAGQSFGAFLAHGITMDLVGEGNDYVGKGLSGGRIIVRSPNDFRGFGPDHIIAGNTVLYGALAGEAFFNGVAGERFAVRNSGAATVVEGTGDHGCEYMTGGTVVVLGATGRNFAAGMSGGVAYVWDPERTLKQRANLSMVELESIVPHAEQLAQNNIDVWHSAQRGGERETDETILRRLVEDHFRYTGSFRAREILGDWEASRGKFVKIMPTDYRRALGEMWRAANPQQLAA, via the coding sequence ATGCCCCAAATTACCCCGATCGACTCCTGTCCCCCGCCCAAGGCGACCCCCATCGATGCCAGCCGCATCGGGCTGCCTTCCGCCCAGGGCCTGTACAACCCCAAGAACGAGCATGACGCCTGCGGCGTCGGTTTCGTCGCCCACATCAAGGGCAAGAAAAGCCACGCCATCATCCAGCAGGGCCTGAAGATCCTGGAAAACCTGGACCACCGCGGCGCGGTCGGCGCGGACAAGCTGATGGGCGACGGCGCCGGCATCCTGATCCAGATCCCCGACGCGCTCTATCGCGACGAGCTCGGCCATCAAGGCATCACGCTGCCGCCTCCCGGCGAGTACGGCGTGGCCATGGTGTTCCTGCCCAAGGAAACGGCCTCGCGCCTGGCCTGCGAACAGGAGCTGGAACGCTCCGTGCGCGCCGAAGGCCAGGTCGTCCTGGGCTGGCGCGACGTGCCGGTGGACGTGGACATGCCCATGTCGCCCGCCGTGCGCGCCTGCGAACCCGTGATCCGCCAGCTGTTCATCGGCCGCGGCGCCGACGTGATGGTGCCGGACGCGCTGGAACGCAAGCTGTACGTGATCCGCAAGACCGCCAGCCACGCCATCCAGAACATGCATCTGGCGCACGGCAAGGAATACTTCGTGCCCTCGGCCTCGGTGCGCACCGTGGTCTACAAGGGCCTGCTGCTGGCCGACCAGGTCGGCCGCTACTACCGCGACCTGGCCGACCCGCGCACGGTGTCGGCCCTGGCGCTGGTGCACCAGCGCTTCTCGACCAACACGTTCCCCGCCTGGCCGCTGGCCCACCCGTACCGCATGATTGCCCACAACGGCGAAATCAACACGGTCAAGGGCAACTTCAACTGGCTGCGCGCGCGCGAAGGCATGATGCAGTCGGCCGTGCTGGGCGACGACCTGAAGAAGCTGTACCCCATCGTCTACGAAGGCCAGTCGGACACCGCCACGTTCGACAACTGCCTGGAACTGCTGGTGAATTCGGGCTACTCGCTGGCCCACGCCATGATGATGATGATCCCGGAAGCCTGGGAGCAGCACACGCAGATGGATGAAAGCCGCCGCGCTTTCTACGAGTACCACGCCGCCATGATGGAACCGTGGGACGGCCCCGCCGCGGTTGCGTTCACCGATGGCCGCCAGATCGGCGCCACGCTGGATCGCAACGGCCTGCGCCCGGCCCGCTACCTGGTCACCGATGACGACATGGTCATCCTGGCTTCCGAAGCCGGCACCCTGTCCATCCCCGAGAACCGCATCGTCAAGAAGTGGCGCCTGCAACCGGGCAAGATGTTCCTGATCGACCTGGAACAGGGCCGCATCATCGACGACGCCGAGATCAAGCTGCAGCTGGCCAACAGCCGGCCGTACCGCCAGTGGATCGAACGTCTGCAGATCAAGCTGGAATCGCTGCCGGCCCCGCGCCAGGCCGCCGTCGCCACGCAGTCGCAGGTGTCGCTGCTGGACCGCCAGCAGGCCTTCGGCTGGACCCAGGAAGACTACAAGTTCATCCTGGAACCGATGGCCACGACGGGCGAGGAAGTCATCGGCTCGATGGGCAACGACGCGCCGCTGGCCGTGCTGTCCGATCGCGCCAAGCCGTTCTACAACTACTTCCGCCAATTGTTCGCGCAAGTCACGAACCCGCCGATCGACCCCATCCGCGAACAGCTGGTGATGTCGCTGGTGTCCTTCATCGGCCCCAAGCCGAACCTGCTGGACATCAACAACGTCAACCCGCCGCTGCGCCTGGAAGTGTCGCAGCCGGTGCTGGACTTCGCCGCCATGGCGCAGATCCGCGACATCGAACAGGTCACGGGCAAGAAGTTCCGCAGCTTCGAGCTGGACATCACCTATCCCGCCGCCTGGGGCCCGGAGGGCATCGAAGCCCGCGTGGCCGCGCTGTGCGCGCGCGCCGTGGACGCGGTGCGCAGCGGCTACAACATCCTGATCGTGTCCGACCGCCTGGTCGACAGCGAGCGCGTGGCCATCCCCGCGCTGCTGGCGACGTCCGCGGTCCACCAGCACCTGATCCGCGCCGGCCTGCGCACCAATACCGGCCTGGTCGTGGAAACCGGCTCGGCGCGCGAAGTGCACCATTTCGCGCTGCTGGGCGGCTACGGTGCGGAAGCCATCCACCCCTACCTGGCGCTGGAATCGCTGGGCAAGATGAACGACCCCGAAAAGGCGGTCAAGAACTTCATCAAGGCCATCGGCAAGGGCCTGAACAAGGTCATGTCCAAGATGGGCATTTCCACCTACATGTCCTATACCGGCGCGCAGATCTTCGAAGCCGTGGGCCTGCAGACCGCGCTGGTGAACAAGTACTTCACCGGCACCGCCTCCAACATCGAAGGCATCGGCATTTTCCAGGTGGCCGAGGAAGCGCTGCGCCAGCACCGCGCCGCCTTCAGCACCGATCCGGTACTGGCCAACGACCTGGACGCGGGCGGCGAATACGCCTATCGCGTACGCGGCGAAGAGCACATGTGGACGCCGGATTCCATCGCCAAGCTGCAGCACGCTTCGCGCGCCAACAACTACCGCACGTACAAGGAGTACGCGCAGATCATCAACGACCAGAGCCGCCGCCACATGACGCTGCGCGGCCTGTTCGAGTTCCGCTTCGATCCGTCGCGCGCGATTCCGCTGGACGACGTCGAATCCGCCAAGGACATCGTCAAGCGTTTCGCCACCGGCGCCATGTCGCTGGGCTCGATCTCCACCGAAGCGCACTCGGTGCTGGCCGTGGCCATGAACCGCATCGGCGGCAAGTCCAACACCGGCGAAGGCGGCGAGGACGAACTGCGCTACCGCGCCGAAATGCGCGAAGGCAAGAGCACCATCAAGGACGGCGACACGCTGGCCTCGGTGCTGGGCTCGGACCGCATCGAAGCGGACGTCGAACTGAAGAAGGGCGATTCGCTGCGTTCGAAGATCAAGCAGGTGGCCTCGGGCCGTTTCGGCGTGACCGCCGAATACCTGTCGTCGGCCGACCAGATCCAGATCAAGATGGCGCAAGGCGCCAAGCCCGGCGAAGGCGGCCAGCTGCCTGGCCACAAGGTGTCGGAATACATCGCCAAGCTGCGCTACTCGGTGCCGGGCGTGGGCCTGATCTCGCCCCCTCCGCACCATGACATCTATTCCATCGAAGACCTGGCCCAGCTGATCCACGACCTGAAGAACGTGAATTCCAAGGCCTCGGTATCGGTCAAGCTGGTATCGGAAGTAGGCGTGGGCACGGTGGCCGCGGGCGTGGCCAAGGCCAAGGCCGACCATGTCGTGATCGCCGGCCATGACGGCGGCACGGGCGCCTCCCCGGTGTCGTCCATCAAGCACGTGGGCACGCCCTGGGAACTGGGCCTGGCCGAGACGCAACAGACGCTGGTGCTCAACCGCCTGCGCAGCCGCATCCGCGTGCAGGCCGACGGCCAGATGAAGACCGGCCGCGACGTCGTCATCGGCGCGCTCCTGGGCGCCGACGAGTTCGGCTTCGCGACCGCGCCGCTGGTCGTGGAAGGCTGCATCATGATGCGCAAGTGCCACCTGAACACCTGCCCGGTGGGTGTGGCCACGCAAGACCCGGTCCTGCGCAAGAAATTCCAGGGCAAGCCCGAGCACGTCGTGAACTTCTTCTTCTTCATCGCCGAGGAAGTCCGCGAAATCATGGCCCAGCTGGGCATCCGCAAGTTCGACGACCTGATCGGCCGCGCCGACCTGCTGGACATGCGTTCGGGCGTGGAGCACTGGAAGGCCCAGGGCCTGGACTTCGCCCGCGTGTTCCATCAAACGCAATCCGACGCCGACGTGCGCCAGACCGAAGAGCAGGACCACGGCCTGGCCGGCGCGCTGGACCACCAGTTGATCGAGCGCAGCAAGCCCGCGCTGGAACGCGGCGAGAAGGTTTCGTTCATCGTCCCCGTGCGCAACCGCAACCGCACCATCGGCGCCATGCTGTCGGGCGCGGTGGCCGCGCGCTATGGCCATGACGGCCTGCCGGACGACACCATCCACATCCAGTGCAACGGCACGGCCGGCCAAAGCTTCGGCGCGTTCCTGGCCCACGGCATCACGATGGACCTGGTGGGCGAAGGCAACGACTACGTCGGCAAGGGCCTGTCCGGCGGCCGCATCATCGTGCGCTCGCCCAACGACTTCCGCGGCTTCGGCCCCGACCACATCATCGCCGGCAACACCGTGCTGTACGGCGCGCTGGCGGGCGAGGCGTTCTTCAACGGCGTGGCCGGCGAGCGTTTCGCGGTGCGCAACTCGGGCGCGGCCACCGTCGTGGAAGGCACCGGCGACCACGGCTGCGAATACATGACCGGCGGCACCGTCGTCGTACTGGGTGCCACGGGCCGCAACTTCGCGGCAGGCATGTCGGGCGGCGTGGCCTACGTGTGGGATCCGGAACGCACGCTCAAGCAGCGCGCCAACCTGTCCATGGTCGAACTGGAAAGCATCGTGCCGCACGCGGAACAGCTCGCCCAGAACAACATCGACGTCTGGCACAGCGCGCAGCGCGGCGGTGAACGCGAAACGGACGAAACCATCCTGCGCCGCCTGGTGGAAGACCACTTCCGCTACACCGGCAGCTTCCGCGCCCGCGAAATCCTGGGCGACTGGGAAGCCTCGCGCGGCAAATTCGTGAAAATCATGCCGACGGACTACCGCCGCGCATTGGGTGAAATGTGGCGTGCAGCCAACCCGCAACAACTGGCTGCGTGA
- a CDS encoding NUDIX hydrolase: MPKQLSDLYADLRARAQEPAPEGARALYIAGRRCGWATHAACDALRDAPGIATDGASLRIGADLQPGADLNGVLEQAAQLLRQANCLRGWRDELLDVLDGDEPLGVIERAAVRPLGLLTKAVHLNAWTPDGRLWVARRALSKSTDPGMWDTLVGGLAGSREDLELALVRECGEEAGLDAPDLTRRSPLRTILRIHRRLPEGYQVEDVLTSTCVLAADARPANRDGEVMEIATIDATTAVRQVAEGEFTLEAALVIIEDIMQRRAAGEIPA; this comes from the coding sequence ATGCCCAAGCAGTTGTCCGACTTGTACGCCGACCTGCGCGCCCGCGCGCAAGAGCCCGCCCCGGAAGGCGCGCGCGCTTTATATATAGCGGGGCGTCGCTGCGGCTGGGCCACGCATGCGGCGTGCGACGCATTGCGCGATGCGCCCGGCATCGCAACGGACGGCGCAAGCCTGCGCATCGGCGCGGACCTGCAGCCCGGCGCAGACCTGAACGGCGTGCTCGAACAGGCTGCGCAACTGTTGCGCCAAGCCAACTGCCTACGTGGCTGGCGCGACGAATTGCTGGATGTTCTGGACGGCGACGAGCCGCTGGGCGTGATCGAACGCGCGGCGGTGCGGCCGCTGGGCCTGCTCACCAAGGCCGTGCATCTGAATGCATGGACGCCGGATGGCCGCCTGTGGGTCGCGCGGCGCGCGCTCAGCAAATCGACCGATCCCGGTATGTGGGACACCTTGGTCGGCGGCCTGGCCGGCAGCCGCGAAGACCTGGAACTGGCGCTGGTGCGCGAATGCGGCGAAGAGGCGGGCCTGGACGCGCCCGACCTGACGCGGCGCTCGCCCCTGCGCACCATCCTGCGCATCCACCGCCGACTGCCCGAGGGCTATCAGGTCGAGGATGTCCTGACCAGCACCTGCGTGCTGGCAGCCGATGCCCGTCCTGCCAACCGGGACGGCGAGGTGATGGAGATCGCCACCATCGACGCGACCACGGCCGTGCGCCAGGTTGCGGAAGGCGAATTCACGCTGGAAGCGGCGTTGGTGATCATCGAAGACATCATGCAACGCCGCGCGGCCGGCGAAATCCCGGCCTGA